CCTTGTGTCACGGCTTTTTCAATCAGTTGTTCCAGGTGAATGGCGGAAGCTTCGTCGATTACCGTACCTACAATTGTATTGGGATCGGCAGGATCGCTACAGACGTAAGTCTGGGTCTTTTTGATAAATCGGGACACAAATTCGTCATGGATATTTTCCTGTACCAATATACGCTTTACGGCGGTGCAGCGTTGGCCTGAATTGCGAAATGCACCTTCAGCGGCCAGGGTGACGGCCAGTTCCATATCCGCGTCGTCGAGTATGATCAGCGGATCATTGCCACCCAGTTCAAGGATCACTTTTTTGTAGCCGGCAGTTTGTGCAATGCGCTTACCCACCGCTACGCTACCAGTAAAAGAAACGACAGAAATTCTTGGATCACTAACCAGGATACCTGCTACCTCATGAGTAGGTCCCAGCAATACGCTGAGCATATGTGGCGGTAATCCGGCTTCATATAGTAATTCCACAAAGCGTACGGCAGTCAGCGGTGTTTTTTCAGAAGGCTTCAGGATCACGGGGGTACCGGCTGCTAATGCCGGTGCTACTTTGTGTGCCACCTGGTTCAGGGGATGATTAAAAGGGGTGATCGCAACCGCCAGTGGCAGGGGTTCCTGTACAGTGTAAATCTTTCTCGCTTTGCCTTGTGGAGAGACATCGCAGGATAAGACCTGACCGGGTTCCTGCAGGGCGGCAATAGCGGCAAACATGAGCACATCGATCGCTCTCCCCGTTTCGTACATGGCCTCCCGGATACAGAGACCCGATTCTGCGCTAATTAAAGCTGCAAATTCGGCTCTTCTGGCGCTTAATAGTATTTGGGCCTGATTCAATACCTGATAGCGCTCAAAATGGCTCATAATCGCTTTGGGCTGTAAAGCTGTTTCAATAGCGCGCAGTGTATCGGCTTCTTTTACCGTGGAGAGGGTACCAATCACCCTGTTATCGTAAGGGCTACGGATCGTGAGCTGATCCGTGCCCTCTATTATTTTGCCCGCCGCATAGCAATGCAGGGATAGTTTATTTACCGGTTCCATTAATTGTAAAATCAAATACATCAAAGTTGCGGGCATCACCTGCCGCTTTTCGCATATAGGTTGTATTCAGCGGGTGAGAAATGAGCAGTGGCACCATTTCCTCATAACGACCGCCATGAGAACGAAGTCCGCTATCCAGCGCACTCAGGTCATGGTGTGCAGGAGTACGGCCCAGCACAACATTGCGGGCGGACAATACCACCAGGTCACCGGTACGATCGGCAGGTTGTTCCAGGAGTCGTACAGCGGTTTCGCGGTCATACACTTCTGTAATACCCGGTTGTGCCAGCAACCAGCGGCCTATTTCATCTGTCCGGGAAGAATCTTTTAAATGCACGACTACATAAGAACCCAATGCGCCGTGATGTTTTACATAGGGATCGGTGATCGGGCAAATGACGCGGCTGCCTTTACCGAATTGTTCATCCAGCAGGGATTCCACATAGATTACATTCGGACTGCCATCAGGTAATTGTTTTGCATTCATACCATGATCTGCAGTAGCGCCTACGATGGCACCTGCTTCGAGCAACTGACCCAGTTCATGATCGATGGCAGCATAGAAATCTAAAGACTCAGGTGCTTCCGGCGCATAGGTGTGCTGCATAAAATCTGTCAGTGACAGGTACAGGAAATCGGCTCTGCCAGCACGCAGCAAAGCATTGCCAGCCCGTAAGACGAACAGGCTGGCATCTGCACTGTAAATGGCGGGTGTGGGTTGAC
This Chitinophaga sancti DNA region includes the following protein-coding sequences:
- a CDS encoding aldehyde dehydrogenase family protein; translated protein: MILQLMEPVNKLSLHCYAAGKIIEGTDQLTIRSPYDNRVIGTLSTVKEADTLRAIETALQPKAIMSHFERYQVLNQAQILLSARRAEFAALISAESGLCIREAMYETGRAIDVLMFAAIAALQEPGQVLSCDVSPQGKARKIYTVQEPLPLAVAITPFNHPLNQVAHKVAPALAAGTPVILKPSEKTPLTAVRFVELLYEAGLPPHMLSVLLGPTHEVAGILVSDPRISVVSFTGSVAVGKRIAQTAGYKKVILELGGNDPLIILDDADMELAVTLAAEGAFRNSGQRCTAVKRILVQENIHDEFVSRFIKKTQTYVCSDPADPNTIVGTVIDEASAIHLEQLIEKAVTQGANLVQGGTRNGALLQPAILTQVPRNAEIVVQEAFGPLAPIMAVANLEDAVNVANSTAYGLSSGVVTTNLQHAMYAIKHIKAGTVNINEVPGYRIEHSPFGGIKDSGLGIKEGVTEAMKTFSFTKTYSLPW
- the phnA gene encoding phosphonoacetate hydrolase — protein: MSISTLSFTANGITYQPPAAPIVVICLDGSADEYLDISLAFDHMPHLKKMTQQGYRGMVRGALPSFTNVNNSSIVTGVTPAVHGICGNFFYDATLDQEVMMNSASYLRAETLLAAAANAGRKVAVVTAKEKLRDILSHNMQGIAFSAEKAAAATIATHGIDDVEQLTGQPTPAIYSADASLFVLRAGNALLRAGRADFLYLSLTDFMQHTYAPEAPESLDFYAAIDHELGQLLEAGAIVGATADHGMNAKQLPDGSPNVIYVESLLDEQFGKGSRVICPITDPYVKHHGALGSYVVVHLKDSSRTDEIGRWLLAQPGITEVYDRETAVRLLEQPADRTGDLVVLSARNVVLGRTPAHHDLSALDSGLRSHGGRYEEMVPLLISHPLNTTYMRKAAGDARNFDVFDFTINGTGK